A window from Zingiber officinale cultivar Zhangliang chromosome 7A, Zo_v1.1, whole genome shotgun sequence encodes these proteins:
- the LOC122002950 gene encoding extensin-like: protein MAAKVDPTNTEPRRAQTSGAMPTSSTVSASSPKVSFFGAKSGFVIPKNKHSGSLVPIFRAGGKSDGSSAKEETAKSVQRKTKWGPDPTLDAAVRKGRVLAYQIRLEQITEQLKSGVLETTDDQSPSSIKQDLDDDSGSHTSGKESSKIQRLKLERREVIGEILRLNPSYKPPSDYKPLLKETDIPIPISAHPGYNVIQLLLGPESNTQKRLEEETGTKIRVYGTKKDTRDKHEVTYSVKTEALDAYEELHVKISADTYEKIDTAVALLELLLTPVSGITATSSSSLTSPINGDSTKTILKETTSSSMVLGTVDVNQGIRRPMLLPTQPNALQYQRFAAPWPLVGAPNAQQQPISGFMPSLPNTNAHFSALPIGPFGASSMAVPSTPQLPGGMQQNQNQPPHLHHSGQQPPPYLNMLTHMPPFTTQPTGALPAPTQLLSSQPVPAVPSAAFPGRPLSALPPAGNSGWSQVVPLVQRPLLQPQALPMRPVAVVSSPAVAPVPNAPASIVSGTITLPSPVRHLATQFPPAPFPSQPGASFTSITQAGPVSIPSPVPFSSGVPLPTTPSAAPSFMPPMLPRPVSMLPGPPAPMPHQIPLPSAPAQSSRPAQLLGSPATPETQPPVVAPRPPRPISGDFTYQPPGAQNLAPLASPRPNIHHVQQMTLPVSALPQPPSFRPALHNSINLQAFPSQANPTQIPMRPPPPPVSPFPVDRTIARPPPSLTVRPNPMAPSFPPGPPQPPNLPGQSVPFVQTSPSQLHPPNRPHPMIPVQQLGGKPPGYVAGMPSNAGGSQIYDPFSPTAISTAPRKAEDNAVSARKPEADSEYEDLMASVGVK from the exons ATGGCTGCAAAAGTTGATCCAACAAATACCGAACCACGCCGAGCACAAACTAGTGGAGCTATGCCCACTTCGTCTACTGTTTCAGCAAGCAGTCCTAAGGTTTCCTTTTTTGGTGCAAAATCTGGATTTGTGATAccaaaaaataaacattctggtTCATTAGTTCCTATCTTTCGAGCTGGGGGAAAATCAGATGGTAGTTCTGCTAAAGAAGAAACAGCCAAATCAGTTCAAAGAAAAACCAAATGGGGTCCTGATCCTACACTGGATGCTGCTGTCAGAAAAGGAAGGGTGCTAGCATATCAG ATTCGTTTGGAGCAAATTACCGAGCAACTGAAATCTGGAGTTCTGGAAACCACAGATGATCAAAGTCCTTCCTCAATAAAGCAAGATTTGGATGATGATTCTGGCAGCCACACCAGTGGAAAGGAG TCTTCAAAGATACAACGTTTGAAGTTAGAAAGGCGAGAAGTTATTG GTGAAATTCTTCGGTTGAATCCTTCCTACAAACCTCCCTCTGATTACAAACCATTGTTGAAAGAGACTGATATTCCCATTCCT ATCAGTGCACATCCAGGATATAATGTTATTCAGCTACTACTGGGGCCTGAAAGCAATACCCAGAAGCGACTAGAAGAA GAGACGGGAACTAAAATACGAGTTTATGGAACAAAAAAAGACACAAGAGATAAG CATGAAGTTACTTATTCTGTCAAAACTGAAGCTCTGGATGCGTATGAGGAGTTGCACGTTAAAATTTCTGCAGATACATACGAGAAAATCGATACAGCAGTTGCCCTACTTGAATTGCTACTCACTCCTGTATCT GGTATTACTGCAACAAGTTCCTCGAGTTTGACTTCACCCATTAATGGAGACAGTACAAAAACAATCTTGAAAGAAACAACTTCAAGCTCAATGGTTTTGGGGACAGTTGATGTTAATCAAGGTATCAGACGCCCTATGTTGTTGCCTACACAACCGAATGCACTGCAATATCAACGTTTTGCTGCTCCTTGGCCTCTTGTTGGCGCACCTAATGCCCAACAGCAACCAATTTCCGGCTTTATGCCTTCTTTGCCCAACACTAATGCTCATTTTTCTGCACTTCCAATCGGTCCTTTCGGTGCATCATCCATGGCTGTACCTTCTACCCCTCAATTACCTGGAGGCATGCAGCAGAATCAGAATCAACCTCCACACCTACACCATTCGGGCCAGCAGCCTCCACCTTATCTTAATATGCTTACCCACATGCCTCCATTTACTACTCAACCTACTGGAGCATTGCCTGCTCCGACTCAACTGTTATCGTCGCAACCAGTGCCTGCAGTTCCTAGCGCAGCATTTCCTGGTAGGCCTTTGTCTGCATTACCTCCTGCAGGCAACTCCGGATGGTCTCAGGTTGTTCCATTGGTTCAGAGGCCATTGTTGCAACCCCAAGCCCTACCCATGAGGCCTGTAGCGGTTGTTTCTTCACCAGCTGTTGCTCCAGTTCCAAATGCTCCTGCTAGCATTGTCAGTGGGACTATCACTTTACCTTCACCAGTTAGGCATTTGGCAACACAGTTTCCTCCTGCTCCATTTCCTTCGCAACCGGGTGCCAGTTTTACCTCAATCACGCAGGCTGGACCAGTTTCAATACCTTCACCTGTTCCCTTCTCTTCAGGTGTACCACTGCCAACTACACCAAGTGCGGCACCCTCATTTATGCCTCCCATGTTACCTCGACCAGTATCTATGCTGCCAGGACCACCAGCTCCAATGCCACATCAAATTCCTCTTCCATCTGCTCCCGCCCAATCATCAAGACCGGCTCAGCTGCTCGGCTCACCTGCAACACCGGAGACTCAACCACCAGTTGTAGCACCCAGACCGCCACGTCCAATCTCTGGTGATTTTACATATCAACCTCCTGGTGCGCAAAATCTTGCTCCTTTGGCATCTCCGAGGCCCAATATTCACCATGTCCAACAGATGACTCTTCCAGTCAGTGCTTTGCCTCAGCCTCCATCTTTTAGGCCAGCTTTACACAACTCCATCAACCTTCAAGCCTTCCCTAGCCAAGCAAACCCAACTCAAATTCCAATGCGCCCACCGCCTCCCCCAGTTTCTCCCTTCCCAGTTGATCGGACTATAGCAAGGCCACCTCCAAGCCTTACAGTCCGACCAAATCCAATGGCTCCCAGTTTTCCGCCAGGACCACCCCAACCACCTAATCTTCCAGGCCAATCTGTTCCTTTCGTGCAGACCTCTCCGAGCCAGTTGCATCCTCCAAACAGGCCTCATCCTATGATTCCAGTTCAGCAGTTGGGTGGCAAACCGCCTGGTTATGTCGCCGGCATGCCATCAAATGCCGGAGGTAGTCAAATTTACGACCCTTTCTCACCGACAGCGATCTCAACCGCACCCAGAAAAGCAGAGGACAATGCCGTATCCGCAAGGAAACCTGAGGCAGACTCGGAGTACGAGGACCTAATGGCATCAGTTGGTGTAAAGTGA